One region of Sphingomonas abietis genomic DNA includes:
- a CDS encoding sugar MFS transporter — protein MNQAAVEAKGGTSRTLAWLVIGLFFMWGGATSLNDILIPKLKGLYSLSYADVMLTQFAFFTAYFIVSVPAGALVARIGYLRGIVTGLVVSAIGALLFWPAAGSGMYASFLGALFVLAGGITILQVAANPFIALLGDEKTSSSRLTFAQAFNSLGTTVWPFVGSSLILSGAAATDPSTLSGTALDAFRASESAVIAHVYVAIAIVLLIIAGIFWARRNAVRDERPEAVGFMDSLSLLGNRRVLLGVIALFAYVGAEVSIGSTLVNYLQLPSTMGIDAETAGHRLSLYWGGAMVGRFVGAALLQRIEPGRLLAAFAALAGLLVLASMFTSGPIAGWALIAVGLFNSIMFPTIFSLSLKGLGAKTAEGSGLLCMAIVGGAILPLATGGLADATSIATALIIPLICYVFIGIFGMTAPAKD, from the coding sequence ATGAATCAGGCTGCTGTGGAAGCGAAGGGGGGAACGTCCCGGACACTGGCGTGGCTGGTGATCGGTCTGTTCTTCATGTGGGGCGGCGCCACCAGCCTCAACGATATTCTCATCCCCAAGCTCAAGGGCCTCTATTCGCTCAGTTACGCGGATGTGATGCTTACCCAGTTTGCGTTCTTCACGGCCTATTTCATCGTGTCTGTGCCAGCCGGCGCGCTGGTCGCGCGGATCGGATATCTCCGCGGCATCGTCACTGGCCTCGTGGTCAGCGCTATCGGCGCCCTGCTTTTCTGGCCGGCAGCGGGATCGGGCATGTATGCGAGCTTCCTTGGCGCGCTGTTCGTCCTCGCCGGCGGCATCACCATCCTCCAGGTCGCGGCCAATCCCTTCATCGCGCTGCTGGGTGACGAAAAGACATCGAGCAGCCGGCTCACCTTCGCGCAGGCCTTCAACTCGCTGGGCACCACGGTCTGGCCGTTCGTCGGCTCGAGCCTGATCCTGAGCGGCGCCGCTGCCACCGATCCTTCGACACTTTCGGGCACGGCGCTGGACGCCTTCCGCGCGAGCGAAAGCGCCGTGATCGCGCATGTCTATGTGGCCATCGCGATCGTCCTGCTGATCATCGCGGGGATCTTCTGGGCGCGCCGCAACGCGGTGCGCGACGAGCGGCCCGAGGCGGTCGGCTTCATGGACAGCCTCTCGCTGCTCGGTAATCGCCGGGTGCTGCTCGGCGTGATCGCGCTGTTCGCCTATGTCGGCGCCGAGGTGTCGATCGGCAGCACGCTGGTCAATTATCTGCAGCTGCCGTCAACCATGGGGATCGACGCCGAGACCGCCGGCCATCGCCTTTCGCTCTATTGGGGTGGCGCGATGGTCGGCCGTTTCGTCGGCGCCGCGCTGCTCCAGCGGATCGAGCCGGGCCGCCTGCTGGCGGCATTCGCCGCCCTTGCCGGTTTGCTGGTGCTGGCGTCGATGTTCACTTCCGGGCCGATCGCCGGCTGGGCGCTGATCGCCGTCGGGCTGTTCAACTCGATCATGTTCCCGACGATCTTTTCATTGTCCCTTAAAGGACTTGGCGCCAAGACCGCCGAGGGATCAGGCCTGCTCTGCATGGCGATCGTCGGTGGCGCGATCCTGCCGCTCGCCACCGGCGGGCTGGCGGATGCCACCAGCATCGCCACGGCGCTGATCATTCCGCTCATCTGCTATGTTTTCATCGGCATCTTCGGGATGACCGCACCTGCCAAGGACTGA
- a CDS encoding carbohydrate porin: protein MSISRFRGAALAASALTLAPVPALAQQAKQVPDANGTNDAADSQQQPKTPSTLTGEWGGLRTKLRNDGVDLTAGYTSEFAANVQGGERHDATETGQFTFGATVDTDKLLGLKGGTFQATITYRRGDDLGAHAGLNDLQQVQEVYGRGQTWRLTELWYQQQITPTLDLKAGRLAMGTDFSSFSCDFENLSFCGAPVGNIAGDYWYNWPVSQWGARLRAKHKSWYAMIGAYENNPNNLKNDFALSHGGATGVLVPFEFGWTPHLGTNHLPGTYRIGGWYNSSNAVDVLVGDDHRPTAITGLDPMDHSGRYGIYVLLQQQLTGTYTDDPVKGPSVTHGLSVFVNVTQTDRNTEKTDNQVAVGATYVGPFAFRPKDDIGLAVARTNYNGRAAEALVLATPGTEKPDAEYEAELYYGIHFRDWLVVRPNVQYVANPGGYHDARNLVVFGIKSGVTF, encoded by the coding sequence ATGTCGATTTCTCGCTTTCGAGGCGCCGCGCTCGCGGCGTCTGCGCTGACGCTTGCCCCTGTTCCGGCACTAGCTCAGCAGGCCAAGCAGGTGCCGGACGCCAATGGCACCAACGATGCTGCCGATTCGCAGCAGCAGCCCAAGACGCCCTCGACGCTGACCGGCGAGTGGGGCGGCCTGCGCACCAAGCTGCGTAACGATGGCGTCGATCTGACCGCCGGTTACACCAGCGAATTTGCGGCCAACGTGCAGGGTGGCGAACGGCATGACGCCACCGAAACCGGCCAGTTCACCTTCGGCGCGACGGTCGACACGGATAAGCTGCTCGGCCTCAAGGGCGGTACGTTCCAGGCGACGATCACCTATCGCCGCGGTGACGATCTCGGCGCCCACGCCGGCCTCAACGATCTCCAGCAGGTGCAGGAAGTCTATGGCCGCGGCCAGACCTGGCGCCTGACCGAGCTCTGGTATCAGCAGCAGATCACCCCGACGCTGGACCTCAAGGCGGGCCGCCTCGCCATGGGAACGGATTTCTCGTCCTTCTCCTGTGATTTCGAGAATCTGTCCTTCTGTGGCGCGCCCGTCGGCAATATCGCGGGCGATTACTGGTATAACTGGCCGGTTTCGCAGTGGGGCGCGCGGCTGCGCGCTAAGCACAAGAGCTGGTATGCGATGATCGGCGCCTATGAGAACAACCCGAACAACCTGAAGAATGATTTCGCGCTCAGCCACGGCGGCGCGACCGGCGTGCTCGTCCCGTTCGAATTCGGATGGACGCCGCATCTCGGCACGAACCATCTGCCCGGCACCTACCGGATCGGCGGCTGGTACAACAGCTCCAACGCGGTCGACGTGCTGGTGGGCGACGATCATCGCCCGACCGCGATCACCGGCCTCGACCCGATGGACCATTCGGGTCGCTACGGCATCTACGTCCTGCTGCAGCAGCAGCTGACCGGCACCTACACCGACGATCCCGTGAAGGGGCCGTCCGTGACGCATGGCCTCAGCGTGTTCGTCAACGTGACCCAGACCGATCGCAACACCGAGAAGACCGATAACCAGGTGGCGGTCGGCGCGACCTATGTCGGCCCGTTCGCGTTCCGCCCGAAGGACGATATCGGCCTCGCCGTCGCGCGGACCAACTATAATGGCCGCGCCGCCGAGGCGCTGGTGCTGGCCACGCCGGGCACCGAGAAGCCCGATGCCGAATATGAAGCCGAACTCTATTACGGTATCCACTTCCGCGACTGGTTGGTGGTGCGGCCCAACGTGCAATATGTCGCCAACCCGGGCGGCTATCACGATGCCCGCAATCTGGTCGTGTTCGGCATCAAGAGCGGCGTTACTTTCTAA
- the lon gene encoding endopeptidase La, with amino-acid sequence MTDTLPVLPLRDIVVFPHMIVPLFVGREKSVAALETAMAADKNIFLVAQLDPAEDDPDRSALYDLGVVATVLQLLKLPDGTVRVLVEGKQRATMEALEGDGKSLTATVTLIDDPEEPEGAEAQALMRSVVDQFDNYAKLNKKLPAETSTQLGQVETANKLSDMVAANIAVKVADKQAMLIEADPLKRLEMAFAFMEGELGVLKVEKKIRSRVKRQMEKTQREYYLNEQLKAIQRELGAEEGEDGNEVAELTQKIATLKLSKEARTKATAELKKLKTMAPMSAEATVVRNYLDVLLGLPWGKKSKIKKDIEAAQAILDEDHYALEKVKERIVEYLAVQARTNKLKGPILCLVGPPGVGKTSLGKSIAKATGREFIRQSLGGVRDEAEIRGHRRTYIGSLPGKIVTNLKRAGTSNPLFLLDEIDKLGQDFRGDPASALLEVLDPEQNAKFQDHYLEIDIDLSDVMFVCTANSLNLPQPLLDRMEIIRLEGYTEQEKLEIAKAHLLAKQIEAHGLKEGEFTLTDDGLLDLIRYYTREAGVRTLEREIARLARKVLRRILEKKAKAITVDAGNLAEFAGVRKYRYGVSDTEDQIGAVTGLAWTEVGGELLTIEAVTVPGKGLISTTGKLGDVMKESVQAAFSFVKARSPAYGVRPSLFARKDIHIHLPEGAVPKDGPSAGIGLATAIISTLTGVAVRKDVAMTGEVTLRGRVLPIGGLKEKLLAALRGGIRTVLIPEENEKDLAEIPSSITDGLEIVPVSHLDEVLARALVSPIVPIEWTEADELAAEPAPALRGEATIRH; translated from the coding sequence TTGACCGATACGCTTCCCGTCCTGCCTCTGCGCGACATCGTCGTCTTCCCGCACATGATCGTGCCGCTCTTCGTGGGCCGCGAGAAATCCGTGGCGGCGCTCGAAACCGCGATGGCAGCCGACAAGAACATCTTCCTCGTCGCCCAGCTCGATCCGGCCGAGGATGATCCCGATCGCTCGGCGCTCTATGATCTCGGCGTCGTCGCCACCGTGCTCCAGCTGCTCAAGCTGCCGGACGGCACGGTGCGCGTGCTGGTCGAGGGCAAGCAGCGCGCGACGATGGAGGCGCTGGAAGGCGACGGCAAGTCGCTCACCGCGACCGTCACGCTGATCGACGATCCCGAGGAGCCGGAAGGCGCCGAGGCGCAGGCGCTGATGCGCTCGGTGGTCGATCAGTTCGACAATTATGCCAAACTCAACAAGAAGCTGCCGGCCGAGACCTCGACCCAGCTCGGGCAGGTGGAGACCGCCAACAAGCTGTCCGACATGGTCGCCGCCAACATCGCGGTGAAGGTCGCCGACAAGCAGGCGATGCTGATCGAGGCCGACCCGCTCAAGCGGCTGGAGATGGCGTTCGCCTTCATGGAGGGCGAGCTCGGCGTGCTCAAGGTCGAGAAGAAGATCCGCTCGCGCGTGAAGCGCCAGATGGAGAAGACCCAGCGCGAATATTATCTGAACGAGCAGCTCAAGGCGATCCAGCGCGAGCTGGGTGCCGAGGAGGGGGAGGACGGCAACGAAGTCGCCGAGCTGACCCAGAAGATCGCGACGCTCAAGCTCTCCAAGGAAGCCCGCACCAAGGCGACCGCCGAGCTCAAGAAGCTCAAGACGATGGCGCCGATGTCGGCCGAGGCCACGGTCGTGCGCAACTATCTCGACGTCCTGCTCGGGCTCCCGTGGGGCAAGAAGAGCAAGATCAAGAAGGATATCGAGGCCGCCCAGGCGATTCTCGACGAGGATCATTATGCGCTGGAGAAGGTGAAGGAGCGCATCGTCGAATATCTCGCGGTGCAGGCGCGCACCAACAAGCTGAAGGGGCCGATCCTGTGCCTCGTCGGCCCGCCGGGCGTCGGCAAGACCTCGCTCGGCAAGTCGATCGCCAAGGCGACCGGGCGCGAGTTCATCCGCCAGTCGCTGGGCGGCGTCCGCGACGAGGCCGAGATTCGCGGTCACCGGCGGACCTATATCGGCTCGCTGCCGGGCAAGATCGTTACCAACCTCAAGCGGGCAGGGACCAGCAATCCCCTGTTCCTGCTCGACGAGATCGACAAGCTCGGCCAGGATTTCCGCGGTGATCCGGCGTCGGCTCTGCTCGAAGTGCTCGACCCGGAGCAGAACGCCAAGTTCCAGGATCATTATCTGGAGATCGACATCGATCTGTCGGACGTGATGTTCGTGTGCACCGCGAACAGCCTGAACCTGCCGCAGCCGCTGCTCGACCGCATGGAGATCATCCGGCTCGAGGGCTATACCGAGCAGGAGAAGCTGGAGATCGCCAAGGCGCATCTGCTCGCCAAGCAGATCGAGGCGCATGGCCTCAAGGAGGGCGAGTTCACGCTCACCGACGACGGGCTGCTCGACCTGATCCGTTATTACACGCGGGAAGCCGGCGTCCGCACGCTGGAGCGCGAGATCGCGCGGCTGGCGCGCAAGGTTCTGCGTCGCATCCTCGAGAAGAAGGCCAAGGCGATCACCGTCGATGCCGGCAACCTCGCGGAGTTCGCCGGTGTTCGGAAATATCGCTACGGCGTGTCCGACACCGAGGACCAGATCGGTGCGGTGACCGGCCTCGCCTGGACCGAGGTCGGCGGCGAGCTGCTGACGATCGAGGCGGTGACGGTGCCCGGCAAGGGGCTGATCTCCACCACCGGCAAGCTCGGCGACGTGATGAAGGAATCGGTGCAGGCCGCCTTCTCCTTCGTGAAGGCGCGGTCGCCGGCCTATGGCGTGCGGCCGAGCCTGTTCGCGCGGAAGGACATCCATATCCATCTGCCCGAGGGCGCGGTGCCCAAGGACGGCCCGTCGGCCGGCATCGGTCTGGCCACCGCGATCATCTCGACGCTGACCGGCGTCGCGGTGCGCAAGGATGTGGCGATGACCGGCGAGGTCACCCTGCGCGGCCGCGTGCTGCCGATCGGCGGCCTCAAGGAGAAGCTGCTGGCGGCGCTGCGCGGCGGCATCCGCACCGTGCTGATCCCCGAGGAGAATGAGAAGGATCTCGCCGAGATCCCGAGCTCGATCACCGACGGGCTGGAGATCGTGCCGGTCTCGCATCTCGATGAGGTGCTGGCCCGCGCGCTGGTGTCGCCGATCGTGCCGATCGAGTGGACCGAGGCGGACGAACTGGCGGCGGAGCCGGCCCCGGCGCTGCGGGGCGAGGCGACGATTCGCCACTGA
- a CDS encoding HU family DNA-binding protein translates to MNKQELIGAVAESAGLTRSDASKAVESVFDSITGTLKKGDEVRLVGFGTFSVSKRKASTGRNPRTGEPMSIAASSQPKFKAGKGLKDAVN, encoded by the coding sequence ATGAACAAGCAGGAGCTTATCGGCGCGGTGGCGGAATCGGCGGGCTTGACGCGCAGCGATGCGAGCAAGGCCGTGGAGAGCGTGTTCGACAGCATCACCGGCACGCTCAAGAAGGGTGACGAGGTTCGCCTCGTCGGCTTCGGCACCTTTTCTGTCAGCAAGCGCAAGGCATCGACCGGGCGAAACCCGCGCACCGGCGAGCCGATGTCGATCGCGGCCTCGAGCCAGCCCAAATTCAAGGCGGGCAAGGGCCTGAAGGACGCCGTCAACTAA
- a CDS encoding nuclear transport factor 2 family protein produces the protein MSDLRPPLPPFTRESAIAKVRAAEDGWNSRDPARVALAYTADSRWRNRSEFLSGRAAIVAFLTRKWQAEQDYRLIKQLWAFTDDRIAVRFAYEWRDAAGGWYRSYGNENWAFDAAGLMCERHASINDVAIAERERFFHWDASGPRPADHPSLSELGL, from the coding sequence ATGAGCGACCTACGGCCCCCTTTGCCGCCTTTCACCCGCGAATCGGCGATCGCCAAGGTGCGTGCCGCCGAAGATGGCTGGAACAGCCGCGATCCCGCGCGTGTCGCGCTCGCTTATACGGCCGACAGCCGCTGGCGGAACCGCAGCGAGTTCCTTTCCGGCCGCGCCGCGATCGTCGCTTTCCTTACCCGCAAATGGCAGGCCGAGCAGGATTATCGGCTGATCAAGCAATTATGGGCGTTCACCGACGACCGGATCGCCGTCCGCTTCGCCTATGAATGGCGGGATGCCGCAGGCGGCTGGTATCGCTCCTATGGCAATGAGAATTGGGCATTCGATGCGGCCGGACTGATGTGCGAGCGCCATGCCAGCATCAACGACGTCGCGATCGCGGAACGGGAGCGATTCTTCCATTGGGATGCGTCGGGGCCGCGTCCCGCCGATCATCCTTCGCTCAGCGAACTGGGCCTTTAG
- a CDS encoding Glu/Leu/Phe/Val family dehydrogenase: protein MAPWDYPDFDEHEGVHFFRDTASGLSAIIAIHSTHLGSAAGGCRYWTYARSDDAITDALRLSRGMSYKNAMAGLPMGGGKAVILADPTGAKTHALLAAFGRSVESLGGRYVTAEDVGISDADMVEVAKQTSHVSGLPVAGGAAGGDPGPFTAHGIYLGVRAAVRHALRRDDMNGVHVAIQGVGSVGGGLARLLARDGAKLTLADVNVDRAKALAAELGGEAVPADSILSVEADVISPCALGAILTAESIAALRAPVVAGGANNQLATPEDGGRIHARGITYAPDYVINAGGIINVGLEYLGHGDRAEVEKRIAEIPGRLDTIWQESASTGEPAAIVADRMAQKLIGRG from the coding sequence ATGGCCCCCTGGGACTATCCCGATTTCGACGAGCATGAAGGCGTCCACTTCTTCCGGGATACCGCGTCGGGCCTGAGCGCGATTATCGCCATCCATTCCACCCATCTCGGATCGGCGGCCGGCGGTTGCCGCTATTGGACCTACGCCCGCTCCGACGATGCTATCACCGATGCACTGCGCCTCTCGCGCGGTATGAGCTACAAGAACGCGATGGCCGGTCTGCCGATGGGCGGCGGCAAGGCGGTGATCCTCGCCGATCCGACCGGCGCCAAGACCCATGCACTCCTCGCGGCGTTCGGCCGTTCGGTCGAGAGCCTGGGCGGGCGCTATGTCACCGCCGAAGATGTCGGCATTTCGGATGCCGATATGGTGGAGGTCGCCAAGCAGACCAGCCATGTTTCCGGCCTGCCGGTGGCAGGCGGTGCCGCTGGCGGCGATCCGGGGCCGTTTACCGCGCATGGGATCTATCTGGGCGTCCGGGCCGCGGTGCGCCATGCCCTCCGGCGCGATGACATGAACGGCGTGCATGTCGCCATCCAGGGCGTCGGCAGCGTCGGCGGCGGGCTCGCCCGGTTGCTGGCCAGAGACGGCGCCAAGCTGACGCTGGCCGACGTCAACGTCGATCGCGCCAAGGCGCTGGCGGCGGAACTGGGCGGCGAGGCCGTGCCGGCCGACAGCATCCTGTCGGTCGAGGCCGACGTGATCAGCCCCTGCGCGCTCGGTGCGATCCTGACCGCCGAGAGCATCGCCGCGCTGCGCGCGCCGGTGGTGGCGGGCGGCGCCAACAACCAGCTGGCGACGCCGGAGGACGGCGGGCGCATCCATGCACGCGGCATCACCTACGCGCCGGATTACGTCATCAACGCGGGCGGCATCATCAATGTCGGGCTCGAATATCTCGGCCATGGCGATCGCGCCGAGGTGGAGAAGCGGATCGCCGAGATTCCGGGCCGCCTGGACACGATCTGGCAGGAAAGCGCATCGACCGGCGAGCCGGCTGCGATCGTGGCGGATCGCATGGCGCAGAAGCTGATCGGCCGCGGATAA
- the ccmC gene encoding heme ABC transporter permease CcmC: MHIFANPARFLQIARPLTGWLGWLGALLVVAGLGAGLTLTPPDYLQGETVRIMYIHVPTAWLGMAGWGGIAVASIMELVWRHPLANVAARAVALPGAVFTAICLASGSIWGRPTWGTWWEWDGRLTSMLVLLFVYIAYIALAHAEAEQGRQGRIAAIFGVIGVINLPIIHYSVLWWRTLHQGESITLTGSTIAGSILWPLPIAVLGFSLLFGAIVLMRMRAMLARQKVDARLRRMGSDA, translated from the coding sequence ATGCATATCTTCGCCAATCCTGCTCGATTCCTCCAGATTGCGCGCCCATTGACCGGCTGGCTCGGCTGGCTCGGCGCGCTGCTGGTGGTCGCAGGATTGGGGGCAGGGCTGACGCTGACCCCGCCGGATTACCTGCAGGGCGAGACGGTGCGGATCATGTATATCCACGTACCGACGGCGTGGCTCGGCATGGCCGGCTGGGGCGGGATCGCCGTCGCCAGCATCATGGAACTGGTCTGGCGGCATCCGCTCGCCAATGTCGCGGCGCGCGCGGTGGCGCTGCCCGGTGCGGTGTTCACCGCGATCTGCCTCGCATCCGGCTCGATCTGGGGACGGCCGACCTGGGGGACATGGTGGGAGTGGGACGGTCGCCTGACCTCGATGCTCGTCCTGCTGTTCGTCTACATCGCCTATATCGCGCTCGCCCATGCCGAGGCCGAGCAGGGCCGGCAGGGCCGGATCGCGGCGATCTTCGGCGTGATCGGCGTCATCAACCTGCCGATCATCCATTATTCGGTGCTGTGGTGGCGCACGCTCCACCAGGGCGAGAGCATCACGCTGACCGGATCGACCATCGCCGGCTCGATCCTGTGGCCGCTGCCGATCGCGGTGCTGGGATTCTCGCTGCTGTTCGGCGCGATCGTGCTGATGCGGATGCGGGCCATGCTGGCGCGCCAGAAGGTCGATGCGCGGCTTCGCCGCATGGGAAGCGACGCATGA
- the ccmE gene encoding cytochrome c maturation protein CcmE → MKAKNQRLVLALIALVALVGAALLAMSALKDRASYFYSPSDALRDHVALGQAVRLGGVVEKGSLRRETDGVTIDFRVTDGIATVAARYTGIVPDLFREGSGVVAEGRFTAPGQFVADTILAKHDENYKPPELAGNGMHQSASLKK, encoded by the coding sequence ATGAAGGCGAAGAACCAGAGGCTCGTGCTGGCGCTGATCGCGCTCGTCGCGCTGGTCGGTGCGGCGCTGCTCGCCATGTCGGCTTTGAAGGATCGCGCCTCCTATTTCTACTCGCCGAGCGATGCGCTGCGCGACCATGTCGCGCTGGGGCAGGCGGTGCGGCTCGGCGGCGTCGTCGAAAAGGGCTCGCTGCGCCGCGAGACGGATGGCGTCACCATCGATTTCCGCGTCACCGACGGGATCGCCACCGTCGCCGCGCGCTATACCGGCATCGTGCCGGACCTGTTCCGCGAGGGATCGGGCGTGGTCGCGGAGGGGCGCTTCACCGCCCCCGGCCAGTTCGTCGCCGATACGATCCTCGCCAAGCATGACGAGAATTACAAGCCGCCCGAACTGGCCGGCAATGGCATGCACCAGAGCGCGAGTTTGAAGAAATGA
- a CDS encoding heme lyase CcmF/NrfE family subunit yields MIAETGLIALWIAAAFAALQACLGLAVLKAGGEDLMRAVRPVAIAQAVMTATAFGALLLVFYRTDLSVKLVVDDSATTLPTLYRITGAWGNHEGSMLMWVTILALAGAAVALFERRLPERTLAATIAAQGVIALGFFAFLLFSSNPFARVYDVPAEGNGFNPLLQDPGLAFHPPTLYVGYVGLSVAFSFAVGALLTRDVGPAFARAMRPWVLGAWMFLTLGITAGSYWAYYELGWGGWWFWDPTENASLMPWLAATALLHSVTVLATRDGLRAWTVMLAVVAFSMSMVGTFLVRSGVLTSVHAFALDPRRGAFILVLLALYIGGALALFGARIATVSEGNRFEPVSREGALVVNNLLLSVILAIVLIGTLYPLFTEAMGTKVSVGPPYFNATAGPIALILVAVMAAGPVMRWRRDQIVAVGKRIAIPAVLVIVALAVALWWAPGLHILPLLGLALAAGTAAASVAPLWKRNLRRTPLFTWGMVVAHFGVAVSLAGMASESAFTQETLVAARPGEMVRVGPYAVRFAAIEPVAGENYTAVQATLVATRGTATPITLRPAQRTFDNPPQQTSESAIATRPDGQLYTVVGEPVPGGRWQLRLWWKPFVTLIWLGGTLIAIGGALSLIGRSLPRRRKAEEQSGFARFR; encoded by the coding sequence ATGATCGCTGAGACCGGCCTGATCGCGCTGTGGATCGCGGCGGCCTTCGCGGCGCTCCAGGCCTGCCTCGGCCTAGCTGTGCTGAAAGCCGGCGGCGAGGATCTGATGCGGGCGGTGCGCCCGGTCGCGATCGCGCAGGCGGTGATGACGGCGACCGCGTTCGGCGCCCTGCTGCTCGTCTTCTACCGCACCGACCTGTCGGTGAAGCTGGTCGTCGACGATAGCGCGACGACCCTGCCGACGCTGTATCGCATCACCGGCGCGTGGGGGAACCACGAGGGCTCGATGCTGATGTGGGTGACGATCCTGGCGCTGGCCGGCGCCGCGGTCGCGCTGTTCGAGCGGCGCCTGCCGGAACGCACGCTGGCCGCGACGATCGCCGCGCAGGGTGTGATCGCGCTCGGCTTCTTCGCCTTCCTGCTGTTCTCGTCCAACCCCTTCGCACGGGTCTATGACGTGCCGGCCGAAGGCAATGGCTTCAACCCGCTGTTGCAGGATCCGGGTCTCGCCTTCCACCCGCCCACGCTTTACGTCGGCTATGTCGGCCTGTCGGTGGCCTTTTCCTTCGCGGTCGGCGCGCTGCTGACCCGCGACGTCGGCCCTGCCTTCGCCCGCGCGATGCGACCCTGGGTGCTCGGCGCCTGGATGTTCCTGACGCTCGGCATCACCGCCGGCAGCTATTGGGCCTATTATGAGCTGGGCTGGGGCGGCTGGTGGTTCTGGGATCCGACCGAGAACGCCTCGCTGATGCCGTGGCTGGCGGCGACCGCCTTGCTCCATTCGGTAACGGTGCTGGCGACCCGCGATGGCCTGCGTGCCTGGACGGTGATGCTGGCGGTGGTCGCCTTTTCGATGAGCATGGTCGGCACCTTCCTGGTGCGCTCGGGCGTCCTCACCTCGGTCCATGCCTTCGCGCTGGATCCGCGACGCGGCGCCTTCATCCTGGTACTGCTGGCGCTCTATATCGGCGGCGCGCTCGCTCTGTTCGGTGCCCGCATCGCGACGGTCAGCGAGGGCAATCGCTTCGAGCCGGTCAGCCGCGAGGGCGCGCTGGTGGTCAACAACCTGCTGCTCTCGGTGATCCTCGCGATCGTGCTGATCGGCACGCTCTATCCGCTGTTCACCGAGGCGATGGGCACCAAGGTCTCGGTCGGGCCGCCCTATTTCAACGCGACCGCAGGGCCGATCGCCCTGATCCTCGTCGCGGTGATGGCGGCCGGGCCGGTGATGCGCTGGCGGCGCGACCAGATCGTGGCGGTCGGCAAGCGGATCGCGATCCCGGCGGTGCTGGTGATCGTCGCGCTGGCCGTCGCGCTGTGGTGGGCGCCCGGTCTCCACATCCTGCCGCTGCTCGGGCTGGCGCTTGCCGCCGGCACCGCCGCGGCGAGCGTGGCGCCGCTGTGGAAGCGCAACCTGCGCCGCACGCCTTTGTTCACCTGGGGCATGGTGGTCGCGCATTTCGGCGTGGCGGTGAGCCTCGCCGGCATGGCCTCCGAAAGCGCCTTCACCCAGGAGACGCTGGTCGCCGCGCGGCCGGGCGAGATGGTGCGGGTCGGCCCCTATGCGGTGCGCTTCGCGGCGATCGAACCGGTCGCGGGCGAGAATTACACCGCGGTGCAGGCGACTCTGGTGGCGACGCGCGGCACCGCCACCCCGATCACGCTGCGGCCGGCCCAGCGCACCTTCGACAATCCGCCCCAGCAGACCAGCGAGAGCGCGATCGCGACGCGGCCCGACGGGCAACTCTACACCGTCGTCGGCGAGCCGGTGCCGGGCGGGCGCTGGCAGCTGCGGCTGTGGTGGAAGCCGTTCGTGACGTTGATCTGGCTGGGCGGCACGCTGATCGCGATCGGCGGCGCGCTGTCGCTGATCGGGCGATCGCTGCCGCGCCGGCGCAAGGCCGAAGAGCAGTCCGGATTTGCGAGGTTTCGATGA
- a CDS encoding DsbE family thiol:disulfide interchange protein: MSLRTIRILLWLPLAAFLIVLALVAAGLIRPHDNSVRSQMIGKPLPAFSLPSTRPGQPPLTSASFADGKVRLINIFGSWCIPCAEEMPQLQTLKQSGAVIEGIASRDRPADSLGFLRRYGDPYDRIGDDSQSALQIAIGSSGVPETYVIDGKGLIRLQHIGPIGPQDIGDILAAIRDAQG; this comes from the coding sequence ATGAGCCTGAGGACGATCCGCATCCTGTTGTGGCTGCCGCTGGCGGCGTTCCTGATCGTGCTCGCGCTGGTCGCAGCCGGGCTGATCCGTCCGCACGACAACAGCGTGCGGTCGCAGATGATCGGTAAGCCGCTGCCGGCTTTCTCGCTGCCCAGCACGCGCCCCGGCCAGCCGCCGCTGACCTCGGCCAGCTTCGCCGACGGCAAGGTCCGGTTGATCAACATCTTCGGCAGCTGGTGCATCCCCTGCGCGGAGGAAATGCCGCAGTTGCAGACGCTCAAGCAGTCCGGCGCGGTGATCGAGGGCATTGCCAGCCGCGACAGGCCGGCGGACAGCCTGGGCTTCCTGCGGCGATATGGCGATCCCTATGATCGCATCGGCGATGATTCCCAATCCGCGCTGCAGATCGCGATCGGCTCCTCGGGCGTTCCCGAAACCTATGTGATCGACGGCAAGGGCCTGATCCGCCTCCAGCATATCGGCCCGATCGGCCCGCAGGACATCGGCGACATCCTCGCCGCGATCCGGGATGCGCAGGGGTG